The nucleotide sequence TGAGGATGCAAGTGGACTGCTCTTGCTGGTCACTGCAACCATATGATCGGAAGGATTGATACCGTTGATACCGCTCTTCTTGATTGCTTCAATGACCAAGTCCCTGTTGGTAAGGGTTTCGAGCGTTGTTCCACTCTTGGAAACCAAGATAAAGAGTGTACGCTCCAGGTCCAGTTGATCGATTACTGCCTGGGCATCATCGGGGTCGACATTGCTGATGAACTGAGCATCCAATTGCTCAATGCCTTCCCGCTTACACCAACCCTTCAATGCCAGATAGATGGCCCTTGGTCCCAGGTCACTTCCCCCAATGCCTATCTGCACTACCGTAGTGAATCGCTTTCCTGTTGAGCCAACAAGTTTTCCGCTGCGAACTGCATCAGAGAAGAGCTTGATTTTGGTGAGTTGCTCTTTGTAGAAAGCCCCTTTGTCTTCTCCCTCAGCCTCAACTGGTTTCCCTACTTGACCACGGGTGAGATGGTGCAGCACCAGTCTCTTCTCTCCGATGTTCATGACCTCTCCCTCAACAAGGGCCTGATACTTTTGGGTAAGTTGGAGTTCATCGCTCAGCTGTTGGAGGATTGAAAGATGGTTCTCGTCAACTGGCATGGATGCATAATTGTACACCAACTTTTCGCTGGCATTGACTTGGTAGGATTTGATGCGCTCTGGATGCAGGACTTGTATCAGGTCACTTGCCTCCAGATTCTTCAGCGCTTGAAAGGAAGTGCTTGTATCGAGATTCTTGTATGTCATATCTGTCCGCTCCTTATGGTAGATGAACGCCCCTCCATTGTATGCGGAGGGGCGTATCTGAACAAGGTATAATTACTCTTCTATGTCGGGGATGCGTGTCTTGAAACTCTCTTGCAGATCTTCCTTGGTCATCCCTTCGCGGAGGATGACAAAGATAGTGTCATCTCCAGCCAAAGTTCCAAGAATCTCAGGGATTGCCAACACATCCAAGGCAATACCGACCGAATTGGCATGGCCCGGCCTGGTCTTGATAACGCCGAAGTTTCCTGAAAATTCAATAGACAGGATTCCTCTTCGTACATCTTGGATGTAGCTTTTCTCTGATTCACTGATCAGGTCATTTTCCGGCAAGCTATAGTAGTAGCCGGACCAACCATCGGAAATCTTTCCGACCTTGAGCATCTTCAAGTCGCGGGATAGTGTGGCCTGTGTGACTGTGTATCCCTCGGTTTTCAGCATCTCCAGCAGCGTATCCTGGTTGTCGATCCTATTGTTCTTGATAAGTTCCTTGACGACCGCCAACCGGTTGTGTCGTTCCCTCATGGTTTGGATTCTCCTGGAATGGAATATTTATGCGTTTTACACGAATAAAGATACAGTACTATTGACTCCTTTGCAAGCTTCATGGCTTCTTTTTGTCGAACTCTTGACCGGCGACCTCGCTTATAGCATTCTACACAATAGTATGGAGTAAAGGGAGGATTGTATGACAATTGTCTATATTTTGATTGTATTGGTGCTTCTGCTTGCCCTCTATGGGATTAGTGTCTATAACCGGTATGTCCGGCTTCGGAATCAGGCTGAAGAGGCAGAATCAGCAATTGATGCTCATCTGAAACAACGCTATGACTTGGTCCCCAACCTTGTGGAGACGGTAAAGGGGTACGCAAAGCATGAGCAAGAGACCTTTACAAAGGTTATCGAGGCCAGAAATATGGCGATGAATGCATCAGGGATGGTAGACAAGAACGAGGCTAATAATGCCTTCAGCTCCACCCTTAAATCACTGTTTGCACTCAGTGAGGCATATCCAGATCTGAAGGCTAACCAAGGCTTCCTGGATCTCCAAGCCCAGTTACAGAAGATTGAAGAGCAGTTGTTGAGTGCCCGTAAGTATTACAATGCCATTATCAAGCAATTGAACACCATTTGCGAGGTCTTCCCTTCTTCAATCATCGCCTCGATGGCCCATTTCTCCAAGAAACCCTATCTGGAAATCGAGGAGGAGGCCCGTTCTCGTGTAGAGGTGAAGTTTTAATGGCAAAGAAAACACTTCTGATACTTTTTGTTCTTACGCTAAGTCTTACCGCGTTGTCTGCACAGGACTATCAATTTGATTCGTATGCATTGGAAGTTGATGTGAGGTTGGACAATAGTTATGCAATGCAGGAACACATTGTTGTAGATTTCTCATCTCCAAGGCATGGCATCTTCAGGGAAATACCCGTACTCTTTGGTCGGCAGAGAGTGAAACTTACCAACCTGGATGCAAACGTACCGATCATTAAGGACTCGGTTTCGTCGGGATATGCTACCTTCCGCCTTGGTTCTGAGGACAGAACAGTCACAGGCCTTCAGAAGTACCAGATCAGGTATGACTATGCCATCGGCGATGACCGAAATGATGAATATGATGAGTTCTACTACAATATTGTAGGGGTAGGGTGGCAAGCTCCCATTCAGGATGTCTCCTTTACGGTGAACTTTCCCAAGCCTATTGACCCTTCCATGGTATTCCTCACTGGAGGAGTGTATGGTACCACTGCACAGCGTGGCAGCTTCGAGATCAGTGCTGATGGGAAGACCATAACAGGGGAGGCACAGGACCTGTACCCAGGAGAAGCGCTTACTCTGCGCGTGCAAATGGAGGAGGGGTACTATTCCGAAGTACGCCCATTCATTGATTTCACCATTCCTGCCTCAATCATTGCACTGCTGGTTGCACTTGCTGCCTCTGTGCATGCCACGATCATTTTCCGACGCTACGGGAAAGAGGAACTCTTTATCCCGG is from uncultured Sphaerochaeta sp. and encodes:
- a CDS encoding ArgR family transcriptional regulator, translated to MRERHNRLAVVKELIKNNRIDNQDTLLEMLKTEGYTVTQATLSRDLKMLKVGKISDGWSGYYYSLPENDLISESEKSYIQDVRRGILSIEFSGNFGVIKTRPGHANSVGIALDVLAIPEILGTLAGDDTIFVILREGMTKEDLQESFKTRIPDIEE
- a CDS encoding LemA family protein, which translates into the protein MTIVYILIVLVLLLALYGISVYNRYVRLRNQAEEAESAIDAHLKQRYDLVPNLVETVKGYAKHEQETFTKVIEARNMAMNASGMVDKNEANNAFSSTLKSLFALSEAYPDLKANQGFLDLQAQLQKIEEQLLSARKYYNAIIKQLNTICEVFPSSIIASMAHFSKKPYLEIEEEARSRVEVKF